GCCCGCTTGTTCGTATTGTCCCATACTTTTCAGTTGTTCTATTAGCAGATTATGGTCGAGCGGCTTGTGTTCTTCTTCCATTTTGCGCAATGCTCTGAAGATTATTTCGTTGCGTTTGTCGAAGAAATACATATCTTTTATGTCGCTGATTACGTCTTCGTGAACGTCTTCGTCGAGGAGCGCCGAGGCAAGAATACATTTTTCGAGTTCTATGCTTTGCGGTTTAACGCGCACGTCGTCGAGCAAACTTGCGCTTTTCGCCTTTTTTTCTTTGTATTCGTATTCTTTTTTGTTATCCGACATTTCTAATCTCCTTTAAAAGGCGCTCAAATTTCTGCAAATCGTCCCACGCGGGTTTTTTCCAAGAGGCGTCGCGAAGAAGCGCGGACGGGTGATACGATACGATTACGGGAATGCCTTCGTAGTAATGCACAATTCCGCGCATTGAGCCCACCGATTTTTCGCTGATTGTCTGCAAAATAGCATTTGCCGCCGTGCCTCCCAAAAGCAAAATCGCCTTGGGACTTATTATTTCGATTTGTTTGCGCAAAATTCCGAAACAAGTAGCGATTTCGGAGCTGTTCGGCTTGCGATTTCCCGGTGGTCGGCATTTAAGAATATTTGCAATAAAAATTTTGTCGCGTTCAAGATTGATTGCCGCAAGCATTTTTGTAAGCAGTTGCCCAGCCGCACCCACAAATGGTTTTCCTTCGATGTCTTCCTGCTCTCCGGGGGCTTCTCCTATAACTAAAACGTCGGTGTAGGCTGTTCCTGCTCCGAAAACAAATTTTTTCCGCGTTTTACAAAGCGAGCAAGCGGCGCAATTTTTGTGCTTGTTGTAGAGTTCTACCAATAAGTCGCGGCGATTATCGGATTGATAAAGCGCTATTTGCTCCGCCGCTTTTAGGGATGGCTCAAAACTTTCTTCTTGCGGTTTGTATGTGATTTTTTCTTCGGTATGCGCTGAAACGGGTTGCAGTATTTCTTTTTTCACTGCAGTTTTTTCCTCGATTTTCACTTTGGGGGCAACCGCAACGGTCGCTTTTTGACTGACCGCCTTTGTATTAAGCCAATCGAAACTCTCATTCAAAACCAAATGGTTTGGAATACCAAGCTCTGTTTGTCCCTTAAAATATTTTTCCACAAGTGAATGTTTAGTCATAAAGAGCGCATTTCTCCTGTTTTTTCCATAATTTTATTGAAAATATTATTTGCGCAAACAAAAAAGGGAGGCGACCGTCGCGCAAATATTATTTTACTACAAAAACAAGGGAGATTATTATAATTTCAAAAGAAATACTCGCAAATTGGGGAGGATTTTAATGGCGAAAGAATTATTGTTTCAACTTCCGGGGCAAGGGAGCCATTTCTTGGGAATGGGAAAAGACCTTTGGGACAGCGGCAATAAATTTTTTAAGGAATTGCTCGAAGTCGGCTCGGATACCGTAAAGGCAGACCTGTCAAGCGTAATTTTCGGCGACGACGAGGCGCGCTTTAATCAAGCGAAAATCTTGCAACCTGCAATTTCGGCGATTTCGCTGTCTTACGCAAAACTCTTGGAAAATGAAGGCATTGTTCCCACGGTTGTAATGGGACATTCGCTCGGCGAAATTACGGCATTGGGCGTTATCGGTTCGCTTTCCCCTCAAAAAACGGTTGAGTTTTCGGCTTTTCGCGGCATTCTTATGGACGAAAGTTCACAAATCTGCGGCGGCGGCACAATGACAGCCGTGCTTCTTGCGGACAGCGTTGTGTGTCAAAAAATGATTGATGAGGCGGGAGTGGGGAATTGCGTTTTTGTTGCAAACGACAACGCTCCAACGCAGGCGGTAGTCAGCGGAAAAATAGACGGCTTGGAAAAATTTGAAAAATACGCTACCGAAGAAATGCACGTAAAAACCAAGCGAATTGCAGTTGTCGGTCCTTGGCATACGCCTTTTATTCAACACGCCAAAGATGTGTTTGCGGACTGGGTGAAAGGCGAAGAAATTAAGCCGCCGAAATGCAAATTTATTATGAACACAACAGCAAAAGAAGAAAGTACAAGCGACGAAATCTGCAAACAAATCACAAACAAATTTATAGAACCCGTGCGTTGGCGGGAGTCTTGCGAATATATAAAAAATATGGAGTTTTCAGCAATGCTCGAAGTTGGTCCTGCCAAGGTTTTGGGTGGTCTTATGCGCGCAAACAAAATAATAAAATTTGCTGATTTTCATTTGTCGGTATCTGGTATTGACGACATAAAAATCGCAAAAGAGAAAATGAGCGGCTTATGAAAAACATCATAATCATTGACGGGCACGCGTTAATTTATCGCTCCCATTACGCGCTGATTTCAAAGCCGCTTATAACAAAAAAAAATCAGACAACTTCGGCGATTTTCGGCTTTCTTGCATACATTTTTAAGCTGGAGGCAATGTATCCCGACGCGTCGCTTGTGGTTGTTATGGATCCAAAAGGAAAATCGTTCAGAAATCAGATTTACTCGGAATACAAAGCGCACCGAAAACCGATGCCCGACGAACTGAGAAGCCAAATTCCAATAATTGCAGATATTGTAAACGCGTTGGGCTTTCCGCTTTTTGCAATGGAGGGATTTGAGGCGGACGACTTAATAAACACCATCGCAAAATATGCCGACAAAAACACTTATTGCGCAAAAATAGTTTCGGGCGACAAGGATTTGATGCAACTTGTGAACGATAATATCAGTATGCTTTCTCCCGACAAAAATTCAAAGTTTATCGAAATATCCACGGAGCAGGTTGTCGAAAAATTTGGCGTATCACCCGACAAAATCCACGATTTGCTTGCGCTTATGGGAGACGCCGCCGACAATATT
This Chitinivibrionia bacterium DNA region includes the following protein-coding sequences:
- a CDS encoding ACP S-malonyltransferase; its protein translation is MAKELLFQLPGQGSHFLGMGKDLWDSGNKFFKELLEVGSDTVKADLSSVIFGDDEARFNQAKILQPAISAISLSYAKLLENEGIVPTVVMGHSLGEITALGVIGSLSPQKTVEFSAFRGILMDESSQICGGGTMTAVLLADSVVCQKMIDEAGVGNCVFVANDNAPTQAVVSGKIDGLEKFEKYATEEMHVKTKRIAVVGPWHTPFIQHAKDVFADWVKGEEIKPPKCKFIMNTTAKEESTSDEICKQITNKFIEPVRWRESCEYIKNMEFSAMLEVGPAKVLGGLMRANKIIKFADFHLSVSGIDDIKIAKEKMSGL
- a CDS encoding uracil-DNA glycosylase, with protein sequence MTKHSLVEKYFKGQTELGIPNHLVLNESFDWLNTKAVSQKATVAVAPKVKIEEKTAVKKEILQPVSAHTEEKITYKPQEESFEPSLKAAEQIALYQSDNRRDLLVELYNKHKNCAACSLCKTRKKFVFGAGTAYTDVLVIGEAPGEQEDIEGKPFVGAAGQLLTKMLAAINLERDKIFIANILKCRPPGNRKPNSSEIATCFGILRKQIEIISPKAILLLGGTAANAILQTISEKSVGSMRGIVHYYEGIPVIVSYHPSALLRDASWKKPAWDDLQKFERLLKEIRNVG